A part of Flavobacteriaceae bacterium GSB9 genomic DNA contains:
- the thiC gene encoding phosphomethylpyrimidine synthase ThiC — translation MKNKDTAPKEGQITRQPFPNSKKIYIPGKIHPQIKVAMREISLSDTKDSMTGKVTPNEPVTVYDTSGPYTDPNKNINVHNGIERIREQWILDRGDVEQLNSFSSKYCNERLNDSSLDHMRFAHLKKPLRAKKGKNVTQLHYAKQGIITPEMEYIAIRENQRIDEMTEIRKQHPGQDFGASIPNKITPEFVRKEVARGRAVIPSNINHPEAEPMILGRNFLVKINANIGNSATTSSIEEEVEKAVWACRWGADNIMDLSTGQNIHETREWIIRNSPVPVGTVPIYQALEKVNGVAEDLTWDIFRDTLIEQAEQGVDYFTIHAGVLLRYVPMTAKRVTGIVSRGGSIMAKWCLAHHKESFLYTHFEEICEIMKSYDVAFSLGDGLRPGSVADANDEAQFAELETLGELTQIARKHEVQCFIEGPGHVPMHMIKENMEKQIEVCDEAPFYTLGPLTTDIAPGYDHITSGIGAAMIGWYGCAMLCYVTPKEHLGLPNKEDVRVGVVTYKLAAHAADLAKGHPGAQHRDNALSMARFEFRWEDQFNLGLDPERAREYHDETLPAAGAKIAHFCSMCGPKFCSMKISQEVRDFAKENEIVENEVIQKGMEEKSKEFKDKGSEVYL, via the coding sequence ATGAAAAATAAAGACACAGCACCAAAAGAAGGTCAGATTACCAGACAGCCCTTTCCAAATTCTAAAAAGATTTACATACCAGGAAAAATCCACCCACAGATTAAAGTAGCCATGCGTGAAATTTCTTTGAGTGATACCAAAGATTCTATGACCGGTAAAGTAACCCCAAACGAACCTGTAACGGTTTATGATACGTCGGGACCTTATACCGACCCAAATAAAAACATAAATGTACATAACGGTATTGAACGCATACGTGAGCAATGGATTTTAGATCGTGGTGATGTTGAACAATTAAATAGTTTTTCATCAAAATATTGCAACGAACGCCTAAACGACTCGAGTTTAGACCACATGCGTTTTGCGCATCTTAAAAAACCCTTACGCGCTAAAAAAGGGAAGAACGTTACTCAATTACATTACGCTAAACAAGGGATTATTACTCCAGAGATGGAATACATAGCTATTCGTGAAAACCAACGTATCGATGAAATGACCGAGATAAGAAAACAACATCCGGGTCAGGATTTCGGGGCGTCTATTCCTAATAAAATCACTCCGGAATTTGTTCGTAAAGAAGTGGCTCGCGGACGTGCTGTTATTCCATCAAATATCAACCACCCGGAAGCTGAACCCATGATTTTAGGTCGAAACTTTTTAGTGAAAATCAATGCCAATATAGGTAACTCGGCTACAACATCGTCTATTGAAGAAGAAGTTGAAAAAGCCGTTTGGGCATGTCGTTGGGGTGCCGATAACATTATGGATTTATCTACCGGGCAAAACATTCATGAAACCCGAGAGTGGATTATTCGTAACTCACCAGTACCTGTTGGAACGGTACCTATTTATCAGGCTTTAGAAAAGGTAAATGGCGTGGCCGAAGACTTAACCTGGGACATTTTCCGCGACACCCTTATTGAACAAGCCGAGCAAGGGGTGGATTATTTTACCATTCACGCCGGTGTCTTGTTACGCTATGTACCAATGACCGCAAAACGCGTTACGGGAATTGTATCTCGCGGAGGTTCCATTATGGCGAAGTGGTGTTTGGCCCATCACAAAGAGAGTTTCTTATATACCCATTTTGAAGAAATTTGTGAGATTATGAAGTCCTACGATGTGGCCTTCTCATTAGGTGATGGTTTACGTCCGGGTTCGGTAGCCGATGCCAACGACGAAGCCCAATTTGCCGAACTGGAAACTCTAGGAGAATTAACACAAATTGCTCGTAAACATGAGGTACAGTGCTTTATCGAAGGTCCTGGTCACGTACCGATGCACATGATTAAAGAAAACATGGAAAAGCAAATCGAGGTGTGCGACGAAGCTCCATTCTATACTTTAGGTCCGTTAACCACCGATATTGCTCCAGGTTACGACCATATAACCTCAGGCATTGGTGCTGCTATGATTGGTTGGTATGGTTGTGCCATGCTGTGCTATGTAACACCAAAAGAGCACTTAGGTTTACCAAATAAAGAAGATGTTAGGGTAGGTGTGGTTACTTACAAACTAGCAGCTCATGCAGCCGATTTAGCCAAAGGACACCCAGGTGCTCAGCATCGCGATAACGCCTTAAGTATGGCACGTTTCGAGTTTCGTTGGGAAGATCAGTTTAACCTTGGGTTAGATCCCGAACGGGCGCGTGAGTATCACGATGAAACCTTACCTGCTGCCGGGGCCAAAATAGCACATTTCTGTTCGATGTGCGGACCGAAATTCTGTTCGATGAAGATTTCACAGGAAGTTCGTGACTTTGCCAAAGAAAATGAAATTGTGGAAAATGAAGTGATTCAAAAAGGCATGGAAGAGAAATCGAAGGAATTTAAAGATAAAGGTTCTGAAGTCTATTTATAA
- a CDS encoding S8 family peptidase — translation MKNTKILVASIFLSALIYGCGSTADILSTPVENIDTSPLKVSELTESEKKQWGHLDLVKDTIPGMSVNKAYSELIKNKKGQKVLVAVLDSGIDIDHEDLDDVIWTNKDEIPNNGKDDDNNGYIDDIHGWNFLGDGYNEQLEYVRIIASGDTSNPDYERAKAEYEKEYEKWMQRKTQHEQIYQQIKGAHETLVKHLGKEDYTQEEVNAITPDSEALSQAKQIAQYLFSNGDTLTGALEEIEGVLETINDFLNYKLNTDFKGRVNGDDPEDMSTKYYGNGNVKPVKKEESHGTHVAGIIAAERNNGKGANGVANNVEIMTVRTVPSGDEYDKDVALAIRYAVDNGAKIINGSFGKSFSPHSDWVRDAIAYAGEHDVLFVHAAGNDSKDVDVEPNYPDDNVNGKEISNNYIRVGALAPKYGSSMVASFSNYGKNNVDVFAPGDDIYSTTPENEYDTKGGTSMAAPAVAGVAALIRSYYPSLTAAQVKQILMDSGLPIKTKVIVGGDTSDIRPFADLTKSSKMVNAYNALIMAAKMSK, via the coding sequence ATGAAAAACACAAAAATACTTGTTGCTTCAATATTCTTATCGGCCTTAATATATGGCTGCGGAAGTACTGCAGATATTTTATCCACCCCAGTCGAAAACATTGATACCTCGCCCTTAAAGGTGTCAGAATTAACCGAATCTGAAAAAAAACAATGGGGCCATCTAGACCTTGTTAAAGACACCATTCCGGGGATGAGCGTTAACAAGGCTTATTCTGAACTTATAAAAAACAAAAAAGGCCAAAAAGTACTTGTTGCTGTGCTAGATTCTGGAATTGATATAGACCACGAAGATTTAGATGATGTGATTTGGACCAATAAAGATGAAATTCCAAACAATGGAAAAGACGACGACAACAACGGCTACATAGACGATATTCACGGTTGGAATTTCTTGGGCGACGGCTACAACGAGCAGTTAGAATACGTTAGAATTATAGCCAGTGGCGACACCAGTAACCCTGATTATGAGCGTGCAAAAGCTGAATACGAAAAAGAATATGAAAAATGGATGCAGCGCAAAACACAGCACGAACAAATATACCAACAAATAAAAGGTGCCCATGAAACCTTGGTAAAACATCTTGGTAAAGAAGATTACACCCAAGAAGAAGTTAATGCCATTACGCCTGATAGTGAAGCGTTAAGCCAGGCTAAACAAATCGCGCAGTACCTTTTTAGCAATGGCGATACTTTAACTGGGGCTTTAGAAGAAATTGAAGGTGTTTTAGAAACCATCAACGACTTTTTAAATTACAAGCTCAATACAGATTTTAAGGGTCGCGTAAACGGAGACGACCCCGAAGATATGTCGACCAAATACTATGGCAACGGAAATGTTAAACCTGTTAAAAAAGAAGAAAGCCATGGTACGCATGTTGCCGGAATTATTGCTGCAGAACGCAATAACGGAAAAGGTGCCAATGGCGTAGCCAACAACGTTGAAATTATGACGGTTAGAACGGTGCCCAGTGGCGACGAATATGATAAAGACGTGGCTTTGGCCATTAGATATGCCGTAGACAATGGTGCTAAAATTATTAATGGCAGTTTTGGTAAAAGCTTCTCTCCGCACAGCGACTGGGTTCGCGATGCGATTGCCTACGCGGGTGAACATGATGTCCTTTTTGTTCATGCCGCAGGAAACGATAGTAAAGACGTTGATGTTGAACCCAATTACCCTGACGATAATGTTAACGGTAAAGAAATATCAAACAATTACATAAGAGTTGGTGCACTGGCACCCAAATATGGATCCAGCATGGTGGCTTCGTTCTCCAACTACGGAAAAAATAATGTTGATGTTTTTGCTCCCGGTGATGATATTTACTCTACAACACCCGAAAATGAGTATGACACCAAAGGCGGAACTTCAATGGCTGCTCCTGCTGTTGCTGGCGTGGCTGCACTAATTAGATCATATTACCCGAGTTTAACAGCAGCCCAAGTCAAGCAAATTTTAATGGATTCTGGATTGCCCATTAAAACCAAGGTTATTGTTGGTGGCGATACTAGTGATATTCGTCCGTTTGCCGATTTAACCAAATCTTCAAAAATGGTTAATGCATACAACGCATTGATAATGGCCGCTAAAATGTCTAAATAG
- a CDS encoding M1 family metallopeptidase, with product MEINMDVENYQYEGKQTLVYTNNSPDTLNKVFYHLYFNAFQPGSEMDVRSRNIPDPDSRVKDRISKLKPDEIGYIKVNSLKQNGEPLTYETVGTVLEVNLENAIKPGESVTFDMLFDAQIPVQIRRSGRKNNEGVALSMAQWYPKLAEYDYEGWHADPYIGREFHGVWGDFDVKIAIDKTYTIGGTGYLQNPNEIGHGYQTDTLKQPNTKKLTWHFVAPNVHDFTWAADPNYKHDTIQVPNGPLLHFLYKNNMPKDKLNNWKKLQPKAVELMQFYSENIGQYPYNQYSIIQGGDGGMEYGMCSLIAGEGNFSGLFGVTAHEMAHSWFQFLLATNELTNYWMDEGFTEYYGELAECKIFNKPFEKPTKRVYDIYYYYVNSGAEQPQTTHADRFNYNQSSSISAYYKGYVFLNQLAYIIGDENQKETIKQYFNQWAFKHPTRTDFIRVAEKVSGLELDWYLNDWTRTINTIDYGVESIENNKVTLKRIGLMPMPIDLTVTYTDGTSEDFYIPLQMMRGEKPTEATMIKDWAWAYPTYTFETSKDVKSVEIDPKNMMADIDKENNKK from the coding sequence ATGGAAATAAATATGGATGTAGAGAACTACCAATATGAAGGCAAGCAAACTTTAGTTTACACGAACAACTCTCCTGACACCTTAAATAAAGTTTTTTATCACTTGTATTTTAATGCCTTTCAGCCCGGAAGCGAAATGGATGTACGTTCTCGCAATATTCCCGATCCCGATAGCCGAGTTAAAGACCGCATAAGTAAGTTAAAACCAGACGAAATTGGGTATATAAAAGTAAATTCTTTAAAACAAAATGGCGAACCTTTAACCTATGAAACTGTAGGTACTGTTCTAGAGGTAAATTTAGAAAATGCCATAAAACCCGGTGAAAGTGTCACCTTCGATATGCTTTTTGATGCACAAATACCTGTGCAAATACGTCGTTCGGGCAGAAAAAATAACGAAGGGGTAGCGCTTTCAATGGCACAATGGTATCCCAAATTAGCCGAATACGATTACGAGGGCTGGCATGCCGACCCTTATATAGGTCGTGAATTTCATGGTGTTTGGGGCGATTTTGATGTAAAAATAGCCATCGATAAAACCTATACCATTGGCGGTACCGGATATTTGCAAAACCCCAATGAAATTGGACACGGTTACCAAACCGATACCTTAAAACAACCAAATACCAAAAAACTCACTTGGCACTTTGTGGCACCTAATGTGCACGATTTCACCTGGGCTGCAGATCCAAACTATAAGCACGATACTATACAAGTTCCAAACGGACCACTTTTGCATTTCCTTTACAAAAACAATATGCCAAAAGACAAATTGAACAACTGGAAAAAACTACAGCCTAAAGCCGTAGAGCTCATGCAATTTTACAGTGAAAATATTGGCCAGTATCCATACAATCAATACTCTATTATTCAAGGTGGCGACGGTGGTATGGAATACGGCATGTGCTCCCTAATTGCAGGCGAAGGCAATTTTAGCGGACTATTTGGTGTAACCGCACACGAAATGGCACATTCGTGGTTTCAGTTTTTATTGGCTACCAACGAACTCACCAACTATTGGATGGATGAAGGTTTTACCGAATACTACGGTGAACTCGCCGAATGCAAAATTTTCAATAAACCTTTTGAAAAGCCTACAAAACGCGTTTACGATATCTACTATTATTACGTAAATTCTGGTGCCGAGCAACCCCAAACCACCCACGCCGATCGGTTTAATTATAACCAGTCTTCATCCATTTCGGCTTACTATAAGGGTTATGTATTTTTAAACCAATTGGCTTACATAATTGGTGATGAAAATCAAAAGGAAACCATAAAGCAATATTTTAATCAGTGGGCTTTTAAACACCCTACTCGAACTGATTTTATTAGAGTTGCTGAAAAAGTGTCTGGTTTGGAATTAGATTGGTACTTAAACGATTGGACCCGAACCATCAATACCATTGACTATGGTGTTGAATCTATTGAAAATAATAAAGTTACATTAAAGCGCATTGGTTTAATGCCTATGCCTATTGACCTTACCGTGACTTACACCGATGGCACCAGCGAAGATTTCTACATTCCCTTACAAATGATGCGCGGTGAAAAACCAACCGAAGCCACTATGATAAAAGATTGGGCTTGGGCCTACCCTACTTATACATTTGAAACTTCAAAGGATGTAAAATCGGTTGAAATCGACCCCAAAAATATGATGGCCGATATTGATAAAGAGAATAATAAAAAGTAA
- a CDS encoding MBL fold metallo-hydrolase — MQLYPIQAGNLKLDGGAMFGVVPKTLWNRTNPADANNMIDIATRCLLIEDGNRLILIDTGMGNKQSDKFFGYYYLWGDFSLDKSLAQYGFHRDDITDVFLTHLHFDHCGGSIQWNKDRTGYEPAFKNAHFWSNKDHWLWATEPNRREKASFLEENILPMETSGQLKFTSLPNRDMLKHSELGFDIFFADGHTDKQMIPLITYKDKTIAFMADLLPTVGHLPLPYVMGYDTRPLLTLNEKEKFLNLAAKNNFYLFLEHDAHNEIITVKNTEKGVRLNETFTTQDIFNF, encoded by the coding sequence ATGCAATTATACCCCATACAGGCAGGAAACCTAAAGCTAGATGGTGGTGCTATGTTTGGTGTTGTTCCCAAAACATTGTGGAATAGAACCAATCCCGCAGACGCCAACAATATGATTGATATAGCCACACGTTGCTTACTTATTGAAGACGGAAATAGACTTATACTTATCGATACCGGAATGGGAAATAAACAATCCGATAAGTTTTTTGGCTACTACTACTTGTGGGGTGACTTTAGTTTGGATAAGTCATTGGCACAATATGGTTTCCACCGCGACGACATTACCGATGTTTTTTTAACCCATTTGCATTTTGACCATTGCGGAGGTAGTATTCAGTGGAATAAAGATAGAACCGGTTACGAACCCGCTTTTAAAAACGCACACTTTTGGAGCAATAAAGACCATTGGCTATGGGCAACAGAACCCAATAGAAGGGAAAAAGCATCGTTCTTAGAGGAAAATATTTTACCCATGGAAACCAGTGGGCAGTTAAAATTTACATCGCTTCCTAATCGAGATATGCTAAAACATTCAGAGTTAGGTTTCGATATTTTCTTTGCCGATGGGCATACAGACAAACAAATGATTCCGCTCATTACATATAAAGATAAAACCATAGCTTTTATGGCCGATTTGTTACCAACCGTTGGCCACTTACCGCTACCCTATGTTATGGGTTACGATACTAGACCACTACTAACGTTGAACGAAAAAGAAAAGTTTTTAAACTTAGCCGCAAAAAACAATTTCTACCTGTTTTTAGAGCACGACGCCCATAATGAAATCATTACTGTAAAAAACACCGAAAAAGGTGTTAGGCTAAACGAAACATTTACTACACAGGATATATTTAATTTTTAA
- a CDS encoding thiamine phosphate synthase: MVILIAPERDIKNEIEILHELFREGLQYYHLRKPHKDYKAYFEYLEQIDSQYHNRIVVHHFHELVEDYMLKGIHFQEVKRREASLDTLKHMRRQKNISISSSFHSSEDLEASAFEFDYHLLSPVFSSISKQGYLGRGFDVNHINKTIIGMGGVSTKNLNDFDRLGYKGVGVLGGIWQSKTPVENFKIIKCHFDRSPDIQQPESPLNKFSMTNKKYAKR; the protein is encoded by the coding sequence ATGGTCATTCTAATTGCTCCAGAACGTGATATTAAAAATGAAATTGAAATCCTTCACGAGTTATTTCGTGAAGGGTTACAATACTATCATTTGCGAAAACCACATAAGGATTATAAAGCGTATTTTGAGTATTTAGAACAAATCGATTCGCAATATCATAACAGAATAGTGGTTCATCATTTTCATGAGCTCGTAGAAGATTACATGCTTAAAGGTATTCATTTTCAAGAAGTGAAACGGCGAGAGGCTTCATTAGACACATTAAAACACATGAGAAGACAAAAAAACATTAGTATCAGTAGTTCGTTTCATTCATCAGAAGACTTAGAAGCATCAGCATTTGAATTCGATTACCATTTGCTAAGTCCTGTATTTTCGTCCATCTCAAAACAAGGTTATCTAGGTCGAGGTTTCGATGTGAATCACATTAACAAAACAATCATCGGCATGGGTGGTGTAAGCACTAAAAACCTTAATGACTTTGATAGGTTGGGCTATAAAGGTGTCGGGGTTTTAGGTGGTATTTGGCAAAGTAAAACACCTGTTGAAAATTTTAAAATCATAAAATGTCATTTCGATCGGAGTCCAGACATCCAGCAACCCGAGAGCCCTTTAAACAAATTCAGCATGACAAATAAAAAGTATGCAAAACGATAA
- the thiS gene encoding sulfur carrier protein ThiS, which yields MITIHLNDRSLDIDTNTNIMQLLHQNNYPQLGIAVAINQQIVSKNHWGDQQLKDGDKVLIIQATQGG from the coding sequence ATGATAACTATTCACCTTAACGACCGTTCGCTGGATATTGATACCAATACCAATATCATGCAATTACTGCATCAAAATAATTATCCTCAATTGGGTATTGCAGTAGCCATCAATCAACAAATTGTATCTAAAAACCATTGGGGAGACCAACAGCTAAAAGATGGCGATAAAGTATTAATTATTCAAGCAACACAAGGGGGATAA
- a CDS encoding thiazole synthase — protein sequence MNNTLTIADKTFQSRLFTGTGKFSSNQLMADAILASESELVTVALKRVDVDNEQDNMLQSIKLPHINLLPNTSGVRDAKEAIFAAQLAREALETNWIKLEIHPDPKYLLPDPIETLKAAEELVKLGFVVMPYIHADPVLCKRLEDVGTQCVMPLGAPIGTNKGLKTSDFLEIIIDQSNVPVIVDAGIGSPSHAAHAMELGADAVLVNTAIAVSQNPITMAKAVKMAVEAGRMAFNAKLAMVKQHAEASSPLTDFLN from the coding sequence ATGAACAATACACTAACTATAGCAGATAAAACCTTTCAATCACGATTATTTACAGGTACGGGAAAATTCAGCTCCAACCAACTTATGGCCGATGCCATTTTAGCCTCTGAAAGTGAATTGGTAACCGTAGCGTTAAAACGGGTCGATGTCGATAACGAACAAGACAATATGTTGCAAAGCATCAAGCTCCCCCATATTAACTTACTACCCAACACTTCTGGTGTTCGCGATGCCAAAGAAGCTATTTTCGCCGCACAACTAGCTCGAGAAGCTCTGGAAACGAACTGGATAAAACTGGAAATTCACCCAGACCCAAAATATTTATTGCCCGACCCGATTGAAACTTTAAAAGCAGCAGAAGAACTCGTAAAATTGGGCTTTGTGGTGATGCCATACATTCATGCCGATCCGGTTTTATGCAAGCGATTAGAAGATGTCGGCACGCAATGCGTTATGCCTTTAGGCGCACCAATTGGTACAAATAAAGGCCTAAAAACCTCAGATTTTTTAGAAATCATTATCGACCAAAGTAATGTTCCTGTTATTGTCGATGCCGGTATTGGCAGTCCGTCGCATGCCGCTCACGCTATGGAATTGGGTGCCGATGCCGTTTTGGTTAATACCGCTATTGCTGTATCGCAAAACCCTATAACCATGGCAAAAGCTGTTAAAATGGCTGTTGAAGCTGGTCGTATGGCATTCAATGCCAAACTTGCTATGGTAAAACAACACGCCGAAGCTAGTAGTCCATTAACCGATTTCTTAAACTAA
- the thiE gene encoding thiamine phosphate synthase codes for MNIPKLHYISQGNTPEDHLKNIQKACTYGAELVQLRLKDAPEDIILKTAEKARDVTSHFQTRLIINDHYKITKAVNADGVHLGKSDACPTIARAYLGKWFMVGGTANSLDDCKKLIDKNVDYIGLGPFRFTTTKANLSPILGLEGYQNIIKALHTQTPIIAIGGIVENYIKNLLDTGVHGIAMSGAITQNFNTISTLNRLLKASVVHEQKHTF; via the coding sequence ATGAACATCCCTAAATTACATTATATATCGCAGGGCAACACACCTGAAGACCACTTAAAAAATATTCAAAAGGCCTGTACGTACGGTGCCGAACTGGTGCAACTTCGGCTTAAAGACGCGCCTGAAGACATCATCTTGAAAACCGCCGAAAAAGCACGGGATGTCACCTCACATTTTCAAACACGATTAATTATAAATGACCATTATAAAATAACCAAAGCTGTTAATGCCGATGGTGTTCACTTAGGTAAAAGCGATGCTTGCCCTACCATTGCCCGTGCGTATTTAGGTAAATGGTTTATGGTTGGGGGCACAGCCAACAGCCTTGACGATTGTAAAAAACTAATTGATAAAAACGTCGATTATATTGGTTTGGGTCCGTTTAGATTTACTACAACCAAAGCCAATTTAAGTCCGATTTTAGGTTTGGAAGGCTACCAAAACATAATCAAAGCATTACACACACAAACGCCCATTATCGCTATCGGCGGCATTGTAGAAAACTATATAAAAAACCTTTTAGATACCGGTGTTCACGGCATCGCCATGTCTGGAGCCATTACTCAAAACTTCAATACCATTTCAACCCTTAACAGATTGTTGAAGGCATCCGTAGTACACGAACAAAAACATACTTTTTAA
- a CDS encoding hydroxymethylpyrimidine/phosphomethylpyrimidine kinase gives MQNDKNYILSIAGFDPSSGAGITQDIKTFEAHSLYGLSVCTAITIQNDTDFKQCIWTSPEMILAQIETLFERFDISVVKIGIIQSWDTLLLVLDKLHQLNSNIKIVLDPIFKASAGFDFHSTDNQDTLDNVWKLCHIITPNYDEIKNLYPYLSIEDTIERLSALTHIYLKGGHRADKKGWDTLYYNRIVQVNMPPQIQNVFEKHGSGCVLSSALAANIALELPLEDACKYAKHYTEQFLNSNPSLLGYHNYPIKK, from the coding sequence ATGCAAAACGATAAAAATTACATATTAAGCATAGCGGGTTTCGACCCGAGTAGTGGCGCGGGAATCACTCAGGATATTAAAACCTTTGAAGCTCATAGCCTCTATGGTTTATCGGTTTGTACAGCGATTACCATTCAGAATGATACCGATTTCAAACAGTGTATTTGGACAAGCCCTGAAATGATTTTAGCTCAGATAGAAACCCTTTTTGAACGATTTGATATTTCGGTAGTTAAAATTGGAATCATTCAATCTTGGGACACGTTATTGCTTGTACTAGATAAACTGCACCAATTAAATAGCAATATTAAAATTGTGTTAGACCCTATTTTTAAAGCATCTGCAGGTTTCGATTTTCATTCAACCGATAATCAAGATACACTCGATAACGTCTGGAAGCTATGCCATATTATCACGCCTAATTACGATGAAATTAAAAACCTGTATCCCTATTTAAGTATTGAAGATACTATCGAACGTTTAAGTGCTTTAACCCATATTTATTTAAAAGGGGGACATAGAGCTGACAAAAAAGGTTGGGACACATTGTACTATAATCGAATTGTTCAGGTGAATATGCCACCACAAATTCAAAATGTTTTTGAAAAACACGGCAGTGGTTGTGTGTTATCTTCAGCTTTAGCGGCTAATATCGCTTTAGAATTACCCTTGGAAGATGCCTGTAAATACGCCAAACATTATACCGAACAGTTTTTAAATTCAAATCCTAGTCTGCTCGGTTACCACAATTATCCAATAAAAAAATAA